The genomic window TACCTCAAGGGTTCGAGAAAAATGTAACGAACGCTAAGTCTACCGGAGCCGCATCCGGCGCTGTGATCGATGTCTTTTATGACCCATCCAAGATATCCTTATACGATCTTATCTTCATTATGCGACAGGCGATAGATGATTTCAGCATGGGGATGACCGGTACAAGGGAGATCATTGCATTAAATTCGCAGGATGTGGTAACATCAGGTATCAGTTACATCGAATTCCTTGTCCCGGGTATCATTGGCATGTGTATGATGTTTTCCGCCGTGAACCTTACTGCGGGTACTATGGTCCGGTATCAGGTTACCGGCATTTCACGAAAGCTTGAGACGACCCCGATGTCCACTATAGAATGGAACGCTTACCGGATCATAACGGGCACGATCATTGTGTTTTTATCCGTGGCAGTAACGCTATTTGCCGCATGGGCCATTTTCGGAGTAGTGCCGGGCATTAATGTCTTATCGATATTGATGCTTATCACGGGGTCGGTCATGTTCACGGGTCTCGGGATGACCGTAGCATTCCTCTCCGAAGATAACGAGTCGGCAAATGCGGCTGCGTTCGCGATCACAATACCTTTGATGCTGATCTCGGGGTCATTCTACCCGATAGACCAGCTTCCCTGTATGTTATTCTTTATTGCGGCTTTTTCCCCGCTGACATACATGAATGACGGGCTCAGGAGCGCGATGTTCAGCTATGATACCGGTGACGCCATAGCAAACTTGCTCATCTGCGTCGCGCTTTGTGTCATTATCTTTTGCGTCGGCGTGGCGATCCTGAGCGGAAAGGAGGGACAGTCATTATAGTGAAAAAGGCATGTCATCGCCTTCTTCCAGCATATTGTGGAGGAATGAGCATATGTCAAAGATCATAACCGAGATCAAGTATTGCATGATCCAGTTCTTTAGAAATAAGGGGGCTGTCTTCTTTGTTTTCGTCATGCCTGTCATTTTCCTGGTCCTGATCGGGTACCTTTTTGGCGGGCAGGCAGTTTCCCGGACATTATATTACAATGACTGTGATGTCTCCATGACTTCGGGCTCCATTATCAATGCATTGAACGCGACAGGAGCTTTCGAACTTTATGACGGTTCAGGTATGGACCTTGCGCAGTTACTTAAAGACGGTAAAATATCCGCATATATCGAGATACCATATGGCTTCGAAAAAAATATGGCTGCTGTGAAGTCATCAGAAAATTCAGACAATGTTATTATGAATCTATATTATGACGGGTCGAAGCAAACCTCTATGCCTGTAGTGTCGGTCGTGCGGCAGTCCATCGACCAGGCCAATATGGATATGGCAGGAACAAGTGAGCTCGCAGCCATAAGCGTACATGAGGCTGGCGGATCCTCGAATAGCTATATGGGGTTCCTTGTCACCGGGATAATCGGCATGTGCATAATGTCGGGGGCCATAAACCTGGCAGCAGGGACGATATCCGGATACAGGGCGACCGGTGTGTTCCGAAAGCTAGCTACAACGCCATTGTCGCGGATCGAGTGGAACATATCAAGGACCATTGCATGGTCCTTCATCATACTTCTCTCCGTGGCGATCTCCCTGCTAATAGCGCTGATCTTATACCGGGTACTTCCCGCGTTCAATATCCTGTCCATGTTGCTTATGATCTCAGGATCGATCATGTTCACGGAGCTCGGGATGATCATGGCATATGTTTTCAAGGAGGGGGGATCTGCGCAGACGATAGCCTTTACCATAACTCTGCCTTTGATGTTCATTTCCGGGTCACTTTTCCCGATAGGGAACTTACCGGGATTCCTTCAATTAGTGGCTGCAGTATCCCCTTTGACATACCTGAATAATGGCCTTAGAAGCTCTATGATAACGGGCAACTTCGGGGATGCTTTCACCGATCTGGTCATAGTCGGAGCGCTCGGTATAGTATTCTTCTGTATCGGGGTCGTGTTACTTAAATGGAAAGAGGACTGACCTTCCGGCTATACTTAGTATTATTTCCGCAAGCCAGCGAGCATAAATGCCGGAAACACTTATCAACACCTTTGAATAAATTGCGTATGGCCAATGAGGCAATGACATTATATCCGGGAAAGTGTGCTCATGTTATCAAAGAAAGCCGGTAAGATACCTCCCTTCCACGTCATGGAAGTGCTGGAAAGAGCCCAGGAGCTTGAGCGCTCGGGCAGGTCTATAATCCATCTGGAGGTCGGCGAGCCTGACTTCCCTACGCCTCCACACATAGTCGAGGCCGCGAACAAGGCTCTTCAGGCAGGCGAAACAAAGTATACTCACAGCCTGGGATTACTGCAGTTGCGGGAAGCGGTAGCAGAGTCATATAAACGGAAATTTGATGTCGATTTTTGCGCCGATCAGGTCATCGTCACATCGGGAACAAGCCCGGCCATGCTGCTGCTATTCATGGGTCTTCTGGAGCGGGGAGACGAAGTCATAATGTCGAATCCCCATTATGCGTGCTATCCTAACTTTGTGGAGTATGTCGATGGTAAGCCCGTATTCGTATATACCCGGGAGGAGAATGGTTTCAGCTTAGGGCCTGAGTCTGTCGCGGACGCGATCACTTCCAGAACAAAAGCTATATTGATCAACTCTCCGTGCAATCCTACCGGACATGTGATGAGCTCTAAGGATTATCGCGGCATTTGTGAGGTCGCCGGGGATGTCCCTGTTATTTCCGATGAGATATACCAGGGCCTTGTGTATAAGGGGAAAGATCACTCAGTCCTGGAATATACGGATAACGCGTTCGTATTGAACGGCTTTTCCAAGCTGTATGCTATGACGGGATGGAGGCTGGGATACCTGATAGCGCCGAAAGACTGTATCAGGCCTCTGCAAAAGCTCCAGCAAAACTTCTTTATCAGCGCCAATAATTTTGTGCAGCATGCAGGGGTAGCAGCCCTTCTCGGGCCTCAGGATCACATCAAGGAAATGGTCGCCGAGTATGACCGCCGCAGGAAATATATTTTAAAGCGGCTCAACGGCATGGGCTTAATCGTAAAAAGCGAACCTTCAGGGGCTTATTACGTCCTCGCTAACGCAAAAGAGTTTAGCTCGAACTCACTTGAGCTTAGCAGGAACATTCTCGAGGAAGCGGGAGTGGCAGTGACACCGGGAATAGATTTCGGGAAAGGGGCTGAAGGATATCTGCGTTTCTCATATTCGAATAGTTTCGAAAATATCAAAGAAGGCATGGATAGGGTGGAGAAATATCTTCAATGTCATAGTTAACACTCTCTTTTTGGCAGTCTAACTATATCCCATTTAAAATAGCCTGTCTTTAGCAAATCATGTATTTTAGTTATAACCCGGACATTTCCGGATGTGCCGGCTATACAGCTTATATTTATATCATGATCACACAAGAGCCATAGATATGATAAATGCAGGTGATCGAAATAGCTAATGATCGTATCTACGACAGGATCGAGGATCTAAAGGCGGAACTTAGCGAACTTATTGATTACCCGGAAGAGCGGTTTATCGAGATAATCAAGGACGTAGGGTTCGAGTGTGACCTTTGCGGCAAATGCTGTACAAGAGAGTTTAACGACCATGCCTTTCTGCTCGATGCTGATGTAGACCGGATAAAAATGATCGATCCGGATGCACTGGTGCCTGCACCATACTATGAATATTGCGACCAGCACGGAAGGTTCTACGTGTCCGGATATGCGCTTCGCTTTAAGGCTGACGGCTCTTGCTATTTCCTGGAAAACGGAAGATGCAGGATCTATGATGAGCGGCCTGCTATCTGCCGTATCTACCCTTACATGCTACACAGGGAGGAAGGCGAGGACGGCAAGGTAGACTGGCGCCAGATAAGCGGCCTTAACGAGCATGGGTTCTATAATGCGGATATCGAAGACGAAGTCTGCCGGAAAATGGCCGTCGAGACAAAAGAGTACGAGGCGGCATTCCTGAATCAGGAGATACGGTTCAGCGAGCTGATACAGGAACATTTCGAGAAAAACGGCCTGAAACATGTTAAAGGAGTATATGACCGCCGTATCAGGCAATTTAAAGGCGGCGCTGAGATCGAGGTTTTCGTGTTCCATAATGGCGCTCTTGAAAAGAACACGGTCACAAAGACGGATCATTAGATCATTCAATTCGTGCTCCAATATCATTCTCTTTTTTATCTGGATAAAGGCAATGTAAATTGAGATTATACACGTCAAGCTTTAAATTTTCATTTTCCGACCTATTTTTACCCGTTATGAACGATAAAAAGCATGACGTAGAGGAAAAGGTCGAGCGCGAGGCGGAGCCTATAGAAGTCAGTGAAGTAGGTGGCGATGTCGAGCTTATAGAAAAGCTCCTTAAATCCGAGCCCAGGACGGATAAGCTTGACGCTCAGCTTATATCTCTTACCATAATGTCCGGCATAGTCGCCTTGATAGGGCTGTTCCTGAACAACGCGGCCATCGTTATAGGCGCCATGGTCATATCGCCTTTACTCGCCCCGGTATACGCCCTGAGTATCTATGCGGTCATGGGCAGGTATCGGGAAGCGCTTGAAAACCTCCGGGTGCTGATCATACTTATCATCCTCATAATGGTCTTTTCGGCTATCATGACCTTTGTATTTTCATTTTTCTGGTCGCTGCAGATCACTCCCGAGATACTATCAAGGACGAAAGGGCATGAAATATTGATCATGATGGCAGTGATCCTCGGCATGGCTGTCGTCATCGCCCATACGAGGGGGTTTCCGGATACGATTATAGGCATCGGCATTGCTATCGCGCTCATACCTCCCGCGGTAGTCACCGGCCTGAGCTTTGTGATATACAGAGAAGGGTTCTTACCTGCCCTGATACTCACCATAAATAACATACTCGGGCTCATCATCGGCAGTTTCCTGGCGTTGATATCCCTGGGAGTAGGGCCGAAGTGGTATTTTAAAAAAGAGGAATCAAAAAAGATATTGATAAGGATCCTTGTACTGCTGGTCGTAATACTGGTCATTCTGACGATCCTGATGAACCTCCTGTGATGATGTTATTGTTCCTTTTTCTGTAAGCGGGGGCAACTGTATTATATGGGGGAAGTCTATTTTTTTGCATTTTAGCGACCGACCGGTCGGTAGTTTTATATACTTAGAGGATATCATTACTCTTTGTGAGCGACCGACCGGTCGGTAGTAAGATGCGATGAATAAATTATCACTCCGACAATGGCCGGTCCTATATAGTCTATACTGGATATGGTCAAGATGGCTGACAAAAAACAACAGATAACCGAAGTAAAGATCAAGGCGGCATCCGTGGCGTCCACGAAGGACAGGATACTCGATGCAGCGCTGGAACTTTTCGCCAGGAAAGGCTTTGACGCCGTTTCCATGCGTGAGATAGCGGAGGAAGTGGGAATTCAAAAAAGCTCACTATACAGCCATTTCAAGAGCAAGGACGAGATACTGGACGGTATTATGGAATTTCCAGCGACGGAGTTGACGTTGGTGGGTCCCAAGGAAGAACTTGATACGCTTATTGATAATCTGGGGCTTGAAGGCTTCATGATGATGTCAAACGGCGTGTTCCGGGACTGGATGAAGAGCCAGAAGATGGAAAAAGTATGGAGGGTGCTATGTATCGAGATGTACCACAATGAGAAGATACAGGCGTTCTTTTCAAATTTTATCGATGGTGCGATCTCTTTCTGGACTCTGGTATTCAGCAAAATGGCCGCGAAAGGTATGATAAAGCCATTGGACCCGGCAGTCCTGGCAAACGAATACTTCGGCCAATACATTTACCTGTTCATCGAGTACTTCCTGATAAAATATGATAATACACCCGGCTCGTTTAAAAGAATGGCTGAAAAGTCCATCGAAGGCCATATGATATTCTTTGTCGAGGCATTAAAAAAGTAGAGGGGAAAACATGGATAATAACGGTAACGGTAACTACATTGATCTGATCAACGATCTTATAAAAGGCATATTTAACGATGCTATAAGGGCGTCTTTTAAAGACCCCGGCATGGCGGCATTCTTCCTTAAGACAATGTTGTGGCAGAAGAAGGCGGCATCTGTAAGGCAGGAGAACGAGGAGAGCGGGATGCATGTACCGCCAGTAATGATTTTAAGCGTGACCGACCGGTGCAACCTTCACTGCGCGGGATGCTACGCACAGAACCTGCCCAGGGCGAAAGAGCCCGAGATGAGCGAGGAAAAGCTCAGGAGCATGCTTAAGGAGGCAAAAGAGATGGGGATATCCATAGTCGTTCTGGCAGGCGGCGAGCCGCTGGTCCGCCCCGAGATATTCAACGTGACGAAGGATTTCCCGGACATCATCTTCACGATGTTCACGAACGGCACGCTGATCGACGATAAAGTCCTTCTGCAGTTCAAGTCGCAAAAGAATGTGATCCCTGTCCTCAGTATCGAAGGCTACGAGGAGACCACTGATCTCAGGAGGGGCAAAGGCGTATACGAGCACCTTCAGAGAATGATGGCGAAGCTGAACGAAAAAGGCATATTTTTCGGAGTATCCATGACCGTCACCCGGTCGAACTACGTCACTGTCGCAGGAGAAGAGTTCATCCATAAGCTAAGGGGCCAGGGGTGCAAGGCTTTCTTCTTCATCGAGTATAGCCCAGTAAGGCCGGAGACTGAGCACTGGGTATTGACCGAAGAGCAGAGAGCAGGATTGTTAAAGGCTATGGCGTCTTATCGTGAGAGGCTGCCCGGCGTCTATGTCGCGTTCCCCGGAGACGAGAAGGCTTTCGGAGGATGCCTGTCTGCCGGAAGAGGCTTTATACACGTGAGCGCGTCAGGTAACCTTGAGCCATGCCCGTTCGCTCCGTTCTCCAATACCAGCGTGAAGAACATGTCACTCAAAGAGGCTTTACAGTCCGACTTTCTCAGGACGATACGCGAGAACCATGAAGAGCTTATGGAATCCGATGGCGGCTGCGCCATATGGAAGAAGCGCGAATGGGTAAGCTCGCTGCTGGAGCAGGCATAGGTCCGGAGTAACAGGTCGCTGATCATATGGGTATCATTGAGGGTGCAAAATCAAGATATGTGGCATACAGGTTAAACCGTATAAAAAACATGGAGCTATCGTTAAATAAGGGCAAAGGCCGTATCCCGGCCGCAGCCACTTCACCCGACAGGCTTCTGCCGAACAGGCTTGAGATAACGCTGAAGACTCTTCCGAAGCAGCTTTCCATCGCGAAGGGGATGGAGCTTGCGTCTCTGTCTATACACAAAAATCCGGATACTCCGAAAGAGGAAGCTGACGAGAGCTTTTTAAGCGGGTTTGAGGAATACGCCCATATGCTGGGCATAGCAAAGATAGGCTATACAGAAGTGCCGCCGGAATATATCTTCAAGGACCGCTCGATCGCGTATACGCATGCAATAGTCCTTATTTATGAGATGGACAAAAGGGCGATAGACAGCGCTCCAGGCCCCGAGACACAGGCGATGGGCATAACTACCTATGATGAACTCGGGCAGAAGACCAACGAGCTTACAGATTATCTCAGAAAGAACGGGTTCGCGGCAGAGGCAGGGCATCCTGCAGGAGGTCCAGTAATGCATCCGAGGCTGGCTCATAAGGCCGGGCTGGGACATCACGGACGGAACGGCCTCCTCATAACCCCCGAATTTGGTCCGAGGCAGAGGATCTCGGCGATATTTACAAGCATAAAGAACCTGCCTGTTACAGATAATGACATGCATTCCTGGGTTCCCGGGTTCTGTGCGTCATGCGGTAACTGCATCAGGGTATGCGCGGGCAATGCGCTCTATTGCTCGCCTGTTACGCATGCGGACGGCAGGCTCACTTTCATGGACAGCGTTAAATGTACGGGCTGCACGCTCTGTATGAAGGAGTGCTCTTTCAATAAAGGGAAATACGAGGGTATTAAGAAGGCTTATATGAAGAAGGCTGAAAGGAAGATCGCGCCAACAATAATGAGCCAAAGGTAGATGAAGAGGTATGGCGGATGGCAGGTATGCCACGATCGTCATACTGGCCGGGCTGGCATGACGGCGGCAGAACTGATGCCCGGAACAAACGGGTCGTGTCTAAAACGGGGCTTGTTGGCAGCATTAAGAATGTTCTCTACCTTTGTCAGAAATCTGGCCATTTATTTTTATTAATACATTTTAATAAAATTTAAATACCTGTCCTCTTTTCAATTATCTAGGTGGATCGAATGGGGAAAGTGTCCAGAGAAATAGTTGAAAATGCAGGCATAGACGTAAATAAGCTTTTGGATATGCTCGTCAGGGCGGCTGCGGCGGAACTCACGACATATTATTACTATACCATATTAAGAGCCCACACTACCGGGATGGACGGAGAATCGATAAAGGAGATAGTAGAGGACGCCAGGCTTGAGGACAGGCTTCACTTTGAAACGCTATGTCCCAGGATCTATGAACTTGGCGGAGATATTCCGCGAGATATCAAGGAATTTGCCGGTATGGCCGCATGCAAAGATGCCTACTTGCCCGAAGATAAAAGCATTAAGAGCATACTTAATGTTCTGCTTGAGGCGGAAAGATGCGCAATACGGATATATCAGGGGATCTGTAGCTACACTCACGGAAAGGACTTCAGGACATATGACATATCGCTGGCTATCCTGCATGAGGAGATAGAGCACGAAGCATGGTTCGAGGAATTACTGACCGGTAAACCTTCCGGGCACTTTAGACGGCGCGCGCCGGGAGAAGGGCCTTACACACAAAAATTCAGGCACATTTAGCTCTTTTAAGGCTCTTCAATATTTTTTAACTAAAAGCCACATCCAGGAGCATCATCACGGCAAAGCCGATCATGAAGCCTATAGTAGGTATCTTTGAATCTGACATTTTTTTAGACTCGGGAATGATCTCTTCCACTACTATGTATACCATCGCACCCGCTGCAAATCCCAGCACGTAAGGCAATAAAGATAACGAGATAAATATGGTCGCGGCCCCTACCAGGCCTGCCAGCACCTCTACGAAACCTGTGATCTGACCGTACCAGAAACTTCTCAAACGGGACATACCTTCCCCGTACAGCGGCATAGACACGGCTATCCCCTCGGGAAGGTCCTGTATGCCGATGCCGATGGTCAAAAGGATAGCGCCTGCCAGCGAGGCCGGGTGTATTCCGGCCGCAGCCGACGCGAACGCGACCCCGATGGCGAGGCCTTCAGGTATATTATGTAACGTGATGCCTATGAAAAGCATGTTTATGCTATGTTTTGCATCCCCATTTTTCAGGGACTTGAAAGGGTAGCCGTTCTCAAACCTGATGAGCGCTTTATCGATACCCCATAAAAAAACGGCTCCTGTCGAAAACCCTATCAAAACAGGCATCCAGACAGGCACATCATTGATCCGTGACACCTCGATCGCGGGCAGTAATAACGACCAGAAGCTTGCTGCCAGCATGACACCGCCGGCGAAGCCAAGCAGGCCGCCGAGCATCTTCCTGTCTATCTTTTTTGGCAAAAATACTGTAGCGGCTCCTGCAGCGGTCATGATCCACAGGTATGTCGTCCCGATCAACGTTTGTGTAATGGGGCTGCATGTTTCCATGAACTTCAGGATGTCTAACATACGTCGCATTATAAATTAAAATATAAAAATATAAATTAAATTCGAGTTTAATCAAAAACCATGCATAATGTTCTTTAACCTTATAGTAGAACTTATCAGCGGTCATATCTATGGATGAAAGGATGAAGAAACGGCTCGTGGCGGTCATAGGCATAATCATCGCTTTTTGGGGCCTCACTGCCCTTATCGGCGGGATACTTTACAGGAACGGCACACTACAGTTCATCGGGTTTATATCGATATTAATAGCCTATGGATTTACTTATCTATTAAAAAAGATGAAAAAACAGGAAGGGAGCCAATAACCTAAAAGTCAAAGAGCGTCCTCTGCTTTTTTGGCCTGTCTTCCTCTAATGCTTCTTCCTTTTTCTCTTCAGCATTGGCAAGGATCTCTGTTTCCTGCGGTGCCGGGTCTATGGTCACTTCTTCAGTCATTGCGGCATCTTCATCCAGCTCGCCGCCGTCCCTTGACCTAGCCTTCGCGGGCTTCTTTCTTCCGGCCTTCTTTTTCTCCTTTTCCTCTGGCTCAGCCTCTTCCGGCTCTACCTCAAGTTTCTTTTCAGGCCTGGAGAAATGCCCGAACACGTCTATCTCGTGCTCTATCTCTTCCTCGATCATCTCGCGGGACTTCCTGTATATCTCGCTTACCTTCTTGGCCGCCTTTTTCGCGTCCAGAAGGTACGCTATCTCGTCCTCGTCCAGCTTAAGCTGCGCGGATAGCCTCACTGCATAATCATTCTTATCGAAAATGAACTTAAGGAACGGTATGTACGTCGATCTTGCCTCAGCCTTCGACGTATGGCATTGCGAACCTATCTTTTTGGCAAGCGAGTCCCTGACAGTTCGGGCTGATTTAGCCCTCCCCAGCTTCTGCCAGTAAGTAGGCGGGCTGTATTTAACGAAACCGCCATACTTGCGCTTACGCGCGTTGTTCACCCCGCACGTCATCATGAAACTGGCATAGCGCCACATGCCGTAGTCCTGGCGCTTCATGACGCGGCCCAGGTACATGTCGGCCTTCGAGATCGCGTCATATCCTGCTTCCAGATCGTCGTCCTCATAGCTGCGCGGCAGGTTCTCGTCAACCCACCCTATGACGTCGTCCGGCCTCTCGTCAAGCTTCCTCATCGCATCAAGCGACTTCGTCATATCGTGCCCGCGGAATATCATGCCCATGACCTTGAACACGGTCTCAGGCACGTCCCTGTCCGCCGTGGACACGTCCTCGACGGTCACTCTTTTGCTGCCCATGGCCGCCGCCTGAAGGTCGTTGATGGCTGAGCGAAGGTCTTTAGTCCTTTCAGCTATCTTCATCAGGGCTTCCGGATCGCAGGATATTTCCTGGTCCGCACATATTTTTTTCAGCACCTTTACGATAGAAGTGGTCAGTATCGACCTGAACGGGATCATAAGGGCGGCTTCTCTCAGCGGTTTTGACATCTCATAAGGGTCGTTCGCGATCATTATGATGGGCTGGTTCGCATTCTTGATGACGTTCAATATCGCCGCCTCTCCGCCTCTATCCGAGGTACCGTGAATGTTATCCGCCTCGTCCAGGATTATAAGCTTCCTGCCGCCCGCGCCCTCGAAAGTGCCCGCCTTCGACGCCGCGCCCGCTATTTTATTTATCGCGTCCTTAGTCCTGGTATCGGAAGCGTTCAGCTCTATATAGTCCCATCCAAGGTCATTTGCAAGGGCTATGGCTGCCGATGTCTTCCCTATGCCCGGCCCGCCGTGCAGGATAACGGCCTTCTTTCCGGTACTGAATGTCTCGGCCCACTGGCGTAAAGCCTTGACTGCGGCATCATTTCCTACGACGTCCTTAAGGGATGTCGGCCTATACTTCTCAGCCCAATCCAGATAGTCCCCGCTCATCGAACCCTATTTCTACCCATAAGTAGATTAATATTTGGATGGTATATTACGCATATGAATCTTGAGAGACTCGCGGAGTCTTTACGGGAATACCTGGGCGCGACCCGTAAGCACTCCATTAAAAACATCGTCAGTGTTTTTGACGAGAAGGGCTCCAACCCGTCGTTCGGGGAGGACGCGGCCATCATTGACCGCGGGGAGGAAGCCCTGTTACTCGCCGCGGACGGTATTTGGGACAAGCTCATGAGAGCCGATCCGGAGTGGTCAGGATACTGTTCCATACTAGTTAACGTTCATGACATTGCCGCCATGGGAGGGCGCCCGCTGGGCATGGTGGACGTGTTTTCATCTAATTCACAGGAAATTAGCGAGAAAGTGCTTAGAGGCATGAAAACAGGCGTGGAAAAGTTCGGAGTGCCCGTAGTGGGCGGCCATGTACATCCCGACACCCCTTATGCGGCTCTGGATGTCGCCATTTTAGGCGTGGTGAGGAAAGACAGTATCATTTATAGCAGCACAGCGCGCCCGGGTGACGATGTCGTGCTCGCGATAGACATGGACGGCCGTGTCCATCCGTCGTGCGACCTTAACTGGGACACCACCTACCTGAAAGAGCCCGCGATCGTGAGGGACCAGCTTAGCGCGATGGTCGAACTGGGCGAGAGCAAGCTTTTGACCGCAGGCAAGGATGTGAGCAACCCCGGCATCATAGGCACGCTCGGGATGCTTCTGGAGGTGTCGGGCGTAGGCGCCGACGTGGATATTAACCTCATTCCGAAGCCGCCAGAGCTCGACCACATGCACTGGCTCAGGATGTATCCGGGAATGGGATTCATCGTGACCTGTACGCCGGAAAACACGGAGAAGGTCATCGAGGTGTTCGCTAACCACAAACTTAATGCATGTAAGATAGGAAAGATAGTGTCCACCCGGAAGCTGGACATCATGAACAGCGAGGGTGAGCGGGCCACGGTATTCGATTTCACCATGCACGACATCACCGGGCTCAGACCAGTAAAAAGCAGGTGTAATGTATAAATGTCTAAAAAAGTAGCAATTATCAAAGGTGACGGCGTAGGGCCGGAATTGGCAGAGTCGGCGATGAAGGTCGTGAAAGCATCGGGCGCGAGCATTGAGTTCCTTCCCTGTGAAGGCGGTGCCGAATGGTGGGAGAAGAACGGCGGCAGCACCTTGATACCGGAAGCTTCATGGAAGCTGATGGATGAGTCCGACGCCGTGTTCAAGGGCCCGACCACGACGCCCGGAGGAGCAGGATCTCCCAGAAGCGTCGCCGTGTCCATAAGGCAGAGGTATGATCTTTACGCTAACGTCAGGCCTATAAAGACATATGCAGGCACTCCGGCGCCGCTGGGCGCAGTCGATTTCGTCTGCGTAAGGGAAGGCACTGAAGGGCTGTACTTCGGAGAAGAAGTAAAGCTCACTGACGATGTCTACATCGCGATCAGGAAGATAACCCGCCCCGCATGCAAGCGCATAGCGAAGTACGCGTTCGAGGAAGCGACCAGGAGAGGATGGAAGTCCGTTGTCGCCATCCATAAGAGCAACATTTTAAAGAAGACCTGCGGCACTTTCCTGGAGGAATGCGAGTCCGTCAGCAAGGATTACCCTAACGTCGAGCTTGAGGAGTATCACATTGACAACATCGCACAGCAGCTTGTCAAGAACCCGACCATATTCAACAATAAGGTCCTGATGTCGACCAACCTGTTCATGGACGTCATCAGCGAGGAATGCTCTGCCCTGGTAGGCAGCATCGGCCTCATATACTCGGCAAACATAGGCGACGACTACGCTATGTTCGAGCCTGCTCACGGAAGCGCGCCAAAGTATAAGGGAATGGATAAGGTCAACCCGGTAGCCACAGTACTTGCGGCAGCATGGATGCTTGACTACCTTGGAGACAAGAAGCGCTCGCAGGCAATATTCTCGGCGACCGAGAAGGTCATCGCGGAAGGCAAGAAGGTCACCTACGACATGGGCGGCGCCGCGAAGTCCAGCGAAATGGTCGAAGAGATCATAAAGAACCTATAAGAAGGAAAGCTCTAAGCTTTCCATACTCTTTTTATACTGCAGTGCACTAGTGTGATGCATTTTCATCTCAAAGACTCAAAGATGAGTGAAAGGTCTCAAAGATTTTTTTATGCATGAAGATGAAAAAGATAGCGTAAGTTAACC from Methanooceanicella nereidis includes these protein-coding regions:
- a CDS encoding replication factor C large subunit; translation: MSGDYLDWAEKYRPTSLKDVVGNDAAVKALRQWAETFSTGKKAVILHGGPGIGKTSAAIALANDLGWDYIELNASDTRTKDAINKIAGAASKAGTFEGAGGRKLIILDEADNIHGTSDRGGEAAILNVIKNANQPIIMIANDPYEMSKPLREAALMIPFRSILTTSIVKVLKKICADQEISCDPEALMKIAERTKDLRSAINDLQAAAMGSKRVTVEDVSTADRDVPETVFKVMGMIFRGHDMTKSLDAMRKLDERPDDVIGWVDENLPRSYEDDDLEAGYDAISKADMYLGRVMKRQDYGMWRYASFMMTCGVNNARKRKYGGFVKYSPPTYWQKLGRAKSARTVRDSLAKKIGSQCHTSKAEARSTYIPFLKFIFDKNDYAVRLSAQLKLDEDEIAYLLDAKKAAKKVSEIYRKSREMIEEEIEHEIDVFGHFSRPEKKLEVEPEEAEPEEKEKKKAGRKKPAKARSRDGGELDEDAAMTEEVTIDPAPQETEILANAEEKKEEALEEDRPKKQRTLFDF
- a CDS encoding 4Fe-4S dicluster domain-containing protein, with the protein product MGIIEGAKSRYVAYRLNRIKNMELSLNKGKGRIPAAATSPDRLLPNRLEITLKTLPKQLSIAKGMELASLSIHKNPDTPKEEADESFLSGFEEYAHMLGIAKIGYTEVPPEYIFKDRSIAYTHAIVLIYEMDKRAIDSAPGPETQAMGITTYDELGQKTNELTDYLRKNGFAAEAGHPAGGPVMHPRLAHKAGLGHHGRNGLLITPEFGPRQRISAIFTSIKNLPVTDNDMHSWVPGFCASCGNCIRVCAGNALYCSPVTHADGRLTFMDSVKCTGCTLCMKECSFNKGKYEGIKKAYMKKAERKIAPTIMSQR
- a CDS encoding radical SAM/SPASM domain-containing protein, translating into MDNNGNGNYIDLINDLIKGIFNDAIRASFKDPGMAAFFLKTMLWQKKAASVRQENEESGMHVPPVMILSVTDRCNLHCAGCYAQNLPRAKEPEMSEEKLRSMLKEAKEMGISIVVLAGGEPLVRPEIFNVTKDFPDIIFTMFTNGTLIDDKVLLQFKSQKNVIPVLSIEGYEETTDLRRGKGVYEHLQRMMAKLNEKGIFFGVSMTVTRSNYVTVAGEEFIHKLRGQGCKAFFFIEYSPVRPETEHWVLTEEQRAGLLKAMASYRERLPGVYVAFPGDEKAFGGCLSAGRGFIHVSASGNLEPCPFAPFSNTSVKNMSLKEALQSDFLRTIRENHEELMESDGGCAIWKKREWVSSLLEQA
- the dps gene encoding DNA protection during starvation protein, with amino-acid sequence MGKVSREIVENAGIDVNKLLDMLVRAAAAELTTYYYYTILRAHTTGMDGESIKEIVEDARLEDRLHFETLCPRIYELGGDIPRDIKEFAGMAACKDAYLPEDKSIKSILNVLLEAERCAIRIYQGICSYTHGKDFRTYDISLAILHEEIEHEAWFEELLTGKPSGHFRRRAPGEGPYTQKFRHI
- a CDS encoding methanogenesis marker 2 protein — protein: MNLERLAESLREYLGATRKHSIKNIVSVFDEKGSNPSFGEDAAIIDRGEEALLLAADGIWDKLMRADPEWSGYCSILVNVHDIAAMGGRPLGMVDVFSSNSQEISEKVLRGMKTGVEKFGVPVVGGHVHPDTPYAALDVAILGVVRKDSIIYSSTARPGDDVVLAIDMDGRVHPSCDLNWDTTYLKEPAIVRDQLSAMVELGESKLLTAGKDVSNPGIIGTLGMLLEVSGVGADVDINLIPKPPELDHMHWLRMYPGMGFIVTCTPENTEKVIEVFANHKLNACKIGKIVSTRKLDIMNSEGERATVFDFTMHDITGLRPVKSRCNV
- a CDS encoding ZIP family metal transporter, whose product is MLDILKFMETCSPITQTLIGTTYLWIMTAAGAATVFLPKKIDRKMLGGLLGFAGGVMLAASFWSLLLPAIEVSRINDVPVWMPVLIGFSTGAVFLWGIDKALIRFENGYPFKSLKNGDAKHSINMLFIGITLHNIPEGLAIGVAFASAAAGIHPASLAGAILLTIGIGIQDLPEGIAVSMPLYGEGMSRLRSFWYGQITGFVEVLAGLVGAATIFISLSLLPYVLGFAAGAMVYIVVEEIIPESKKMSDSKIPTIGFMIGFAVMMLLDVAFS